Proteins from a single region of Acidovorax sp. NCPPB 3576:
- a CDS encoding electron transfer flavoprotein-ubiquinone oxidoreductase translates to MTHEEILAQHGPREAMEYDVVVVGGGPGGLATAIRLKQLATEKGQDISVVVLEKGSETGAHILSGAIMDPKALTELIPNWKELGAPLNQPVTDDAMIFLGEKSSWRTPNFLLPQCFQNHGNYIVSLGNVVRWLSTQAENLGVEIFPGFPAAEVLYNEDGSVKGVATGNLGVSKEGEPTADFQLGMELHAKYTIFAEGARGHLGRQLISRFKLDQGRDPQTYGIGVKELWEIDPQRHQPGFVMHTAGWPMDSDTYGGAFLYHAEDNKVTLGFITGLDYSNPYLSPFEEFQRWKTHPNIRYYLEGDEAKGIKPAKRIGYGARAITAGGLLSLPKTVFPGGALVGCEAGYLNVSRIKGSHAAIKTGMLAAEAAYDAVHAGRQHDELTAYPEAFEKSWLYTELNKARNFKTWFKKGLATATLMNGIEQFVLKGNIPWTLHRDKPDHAYLKPAAECKPIVYPKPDGKLTFDRLSSVFISNTNHAENQPAHLTLKDPSVPVNINLAKYAGPEARYCPAAVYEFVPDEAKGGDAQRLQINAQNCVHCKTCDIKDPTQNIVWVTPEGGGGPNYSGM, encoded by the coding sequence ATGACCCACGAAGAAATCCTCGCCCAACACGGCCCCCGCGAAGCCATGGAGTACGACGTGGTGGTCGTGGGCGGCGGCCCCGGCGGCCTGGCCACGGCCATCCGCCTCAAGCAGTTGGCCACCGAAAAAGGCCAGGACATTTCGGTGGTGGTGCTGGAAAAGGGCTCGGAAACCGGCGCGCACATCCTGTCGGGCGCCATCATGGACCCCAAGGCCCTGACCGAGCTGATCCCCAACTGGAAGGAACTGGGCGCGCCGCTCAACCAGCCGGTCACCGACGACGCCATGATCTTCCTGGGCGAGAAGTCGTCCTGGCGCACCCCCAACTTCCTGCTGCCGCAGTGCTTTCAAAACCACGGCAACTACATCGTGAGCCTGGGCAACGTGGTGCGCTGGCTCAGCACCCAGGCCGAAAACCTGGGCGTGGAGATCTTCCCCGGCTTTCCCGCCGCCGAGGTGCTCTACAACGAAGACGGCTCGGTCAAGGGCGTGGCGACCGGCAACCTGGGCGTGAGCAAGGAAGGCGAGCCCACGGCCGACTTCCAGCTGGGCATGGAGCTGCACGCCAAGTACACGATCTTTGCCGAAGGCGCGCGCGGCCACCTGGGCCGCCAGCTCATCAGCCGCTTCAAGCTGGACCAGGGACGCGATCCGCAAACCTACGGCATCGGCGTGAAGGAACTCTGGGAAATCGACCCCCAGCGCCACCAGCCCGGCTTCGTCATGCACACGGCCGGCTGGCCCATGGACAGCGACACCTACGGCGGCGCGTTCCTGTACCACGCCGAGGACAACAAGGTCACCCTGGGCTTCATCACCGGGCTGGACTACTCCAACCCCTACCTCAGCCCGTTCGAGGAATTCCAGCGCTGGAAGACCCACCCCAACATCCGCTACTACCTCGAAGGCGACGAGGCCAAGGGCATCAAGCCGGCCAAGCGCATCGGCTACGGCGCACGCGCCATCACGGCCGGCGGCCTGCTGTCGCTGCCCAAGACGGTGTTCCCCGGCGGCGCGCTGGTGGGCTGCGAGGCGGGCTACCTCAACGTGAGCCGCATCAAGGGCAGCCACGCCGCCATCAAGACCGGCATGCTGGCCGCCGAGGCCGCCTACGACGCGGTGCACGCAGGGCGCCAGCACGACGAACTCACGGCCTACCCCGAGGCGTTCGAAAAGAGCTGGCTCTACACCGAGCTGAACAAGGCGCGCAACTTCAAGACCTGGTTCAAGAAGGGCCTGGCCACCGCCACGCTGATGAACGGCATCGAGCAGTTCGTGCTCAAGGGCAACATTCCCTGGACGCTGCACCGCGACAAGCCCGACCACGCCTACCTGAAGCCCGCGGCCGAGTGCAAGCCCATCGTGTACCCCAAGCCCGACGGCAAGCTCACCTTCGACCGGCTGTCCAGCGTGTTCATCAGCAACACCAACCATGCCGAGAACCAGCCGGCGCACCTGACGCTCAAGGACCCGAGCGTGCCGGTCAACATCAACCTCGCCAAGTACGCCGGCCCCGAGGCGCGCTACTGCCCGGCCGCCGTGTACGAGTTCGTGCCCGACGAGGCCAAGGGGGGCGATGCCCAGCGGCTGCAGATCAACGCGCAGAACTGCGTGCACTGCAAGACCTGTGACATCAAGGACCCGACGCAGAACATCGTGTGGGTGACGCCCGAAGGGGGCGGCGGCCCGAACTACTCGGGCATGTGA
- a CDS encoding SDR family oxidoreductase: MAYSIDLEGRVAFVTGASSGLGAQFARTLAAAGAGVVLASRRVEKLKELRARIEGEGGDAHVIELDVTDHDSIKAAVAHAETEMGSIDILVNNSGVSTTQRLQDVEPEDFDFIFDTNVKGAFFVAQEVGKRMLARSRGAAPGSFTGGRIINIASMAGLKVLPQIGAYCMSKAAVVHMTRAMALEWGRFGITVNALCPGYIDTEINHHHWQTEQGRKLLDMLPRKRVGQPKDLDALIVMLASDQSHFVNGAVIAADDGFAL; encoded by the coding sequence ATGGCTTACAGCATCGATTTGGAAGGGCGCGTCGCCTTTGTGACCGGGGCGTCGAGCGGGCTCGGCGCCCAGTTCGCGCGCACGCTGGCCGCTGCCGGGGCGGGGGTGGTGCTGGCCAGCCGGCGCGTGGAAAAGCTCAAGGAGCTGCGCGCGCGCATCGAAGGCGAGGGCGGCGACGCCCACGTGATCGAGCTGGACGTGACCGACCACGACTCCATCAAGGCGGCCGTGGCCCACGCCGAGACGGAGATGGGCTCCATCGACATCCTGGTCAACAACTCGGGCGTCTCCACCACGCAGCGCCTGCAGGACGTGGAGCCCGAGGATTTCGACTTCATCTTCGACACCAACGTGAAGGGCGCCTTCTTCGTGGCGCAAGAAGTGGGCAAGCGCATGCTGGCTCGCTCGCGCGGGGCGGCGCCGGGCAGCTTCACCGGCGGGCGCATCATCAACATCGCCTCGATGGCCGGGCTCAAGGTGCTGCCGCAGATCGGCGCCTACTGCATGAGCAAGGCGGCCGTGGTGCACATGACGCGGGCCATGGCGCTCGAATGGGGCCGCTTCGGCATCACCGTCAATGCCCTGTGCCCCGGCTACATCGACACCGAGATCAACCACCACCACTGGCAGACCGAGCAGGGCCGCAAGCTCCTGGACATGCTGCCGCGAAAGCGCGTGGGACAGCCCAAAGACCTGGACGCGCTCATCGTCATGTTGGCCAGCGACCAGAGCCATTTCGTGAACGGCGCCGTGATCGCCGCCGACGACGGCTTCGCCCTCTGA
- a CDS encoding DMT family transporter, translating to MLTGILAGLAAGALWGLVFVAPRMAAGFASVDLTAGRFVAYGAMAVGMMLWSLRPGKRPPVRWPTVRQGGAALGLSVLGFTGYYLLLVLAIRDAGVEVPALIIGTIPVWVMLLGKPKGLRWAALVPGLALTLAGLALMAFAPHGEGGAAAIGGGVYWRGIGITLVALVFWTAFAILNSAWVQRHPEVGATQWANWLGVATGLGGLLLWVANGTPVAELAAHPGFGAFVLVCLAIGVGASWLATILWNVASQRLSASLCGQLIVSETLFALFYSFAWVGHWPAPVQWAACVMFTLGILATIQAHR from the coding sequence ATGCTGACCGGAATCCTGGCGGGGCTCGCTGCGGGCGCACTCTGGGGTCTGGTGTTCGTCGCGCCGCGCATGGCGGCGGGGTTCGCTTCGGTGGATCTCACCGCCGGCCGCTTCGTCGCGTACGGCGCGATGGCCGTGGGCATGATGCTGTGGAGCTTGCGCCCCGGCAAGCGCCCGCCCGTGCGCTGGCCCACGGTCCGCCAGGGCGGGGCGGCGCTGGGCCTGAGCGTGCTGGGTTTCACCGGCTACTACCTGCTGCTGGTGCTGGCGATCCGCGATGCGGGAGTGGAGGTGCCGGCGCTCATCATCGGCACCATTCCCGTGTGGGTGATGCTGCTGGGCAAGCCCAAGGGCCTGCGGTGGGCGGCGCTGGTGCCTGGCCTGGCGCTCACCTTGGCGGGCCTGGCGCTGATGGCGTTCGCGCCGCATGGCGAGGGCGGTGCGGCGGCCATTGGCGGTGGCGTGTACTGGCGCGGCATCGGCATCACCCTCGTGGCCCTGGTCTTCTGGACGGCGTTCGCCATTCTCAATTCGGCCTGGGTGCAGCGCCATCCCGAGGTGGGCGCGACACAGTGGGCCAACTGGCTGGGCGTGGCCACGGGCCTGGGCGGATTGCTGCTGTGGGTCGCGAATGGCACCCCCGTAGCGGAACTGGCCGCGCACCCGGGGTTTGGCGCCTTCGTGCTGGTGTGCCTGGCGATCGGCGTCGGCGCGAGCTGGCTGGCCACCATTCTCTGGAACGTCGCCAGCCAGCGCCTGTCCGCCAGCCTGTGCGGCCAGTTGATCGTGAGCGAAACCCTGTTCGCGCTGTTCTATTCCTTCGCCTGGGTCGGCCACTGGCCCGCGCCCGTGCAATGGGCCGCCTGTGTGATGTTCACCCTGGGCATTCTGGCCACCATTCAAGCCCACCGCTGA
- a CDS encoding autoinducer binding domain-containing protein produces MALQSWRQEISECFSNETCKKRIFKKIKSAAADLGFERCAYTLYIPVPISRPQVYQVDDFPEEWQKRYSLADYHHIDPSVAHCRKSERPVVWNDELFASAPELWREAQSHGLKVGWSQANQNTGSLRGVLTLVRSSVPLAEAELKVSEPLMSFLASASYEAMGRAMKALHGTHQKAFLTSRELETLKWTADGKTMGDIAQILDVSENTVRFHLKNATAKLQSPNKTAAAVKAALLGWLD; encoded by the coding sequence ATGGCATTGCAGTCGTGGCGGCAGGAGATTTCAGAATGCTTCTCCAATGAAACGTGCAAGAAGAGAATCTTCAAGAAAATAAAGTCCGCAGCAGCGGATTTGGGATTCGAGCGATGCGCCTACACCCTCTACATTCCCGTGCCCATCTCTCGGCCGCAGGTGTATCAGGTGGATGATTTCCCAGAGGAATGGCAAAAACGTTATTCCCTTGCCGACTACCACCATATCGACCCCAGCGTGGCCCATTGCCGTAAATCCGAGCGGCCGGTGGTCTGGAACGACGAGCTTTTCGCGTCGGCGCCCGAGTTGTGGCGCGAAGCGCAGTCCCATGGCCTGAAGGTCGGCTGGTCGCAGGCCAACCAGAACACGGGCAGCCTGCGCGGCGTTTTGACCCTGGTGCGCTCGTCCGTCCCTCTGGCCGAGGCCGAACTCAAGGTGAGCGAGCCCCTCATGTCGTTCCTGGCAAGCGCGTCGTACGAAGCCATGGGCCGCGCGATGAAGGCGCTGCACGGCACGCACCAAAAGGCTTTCCTGACCTCCCGCGAGCTGGAAACCCTCAAATGGACGGCCGATGGAAAAACCATGGGAGATATTGCGCAGATTCTGGACGTGTCCGAAAACACGGTGCGTTTTCACCTGAAGAACGCCACAGCCAAATTGCAATCACCGAACAAGACGGCGGCGGCAGTCAAGGCGGCCCTGCTGGGTTGGCTGGACTGA
- the katB gene encoding catalase KatB, with protein MTTRKIFTAALVLQGALVPAAFAQSALTRDNGALVGDNQNSQTAGPNGPTLLQDVQLIQKLQRFDRERIPERVVHARGTGVRGEFVATEDLSSLTQAKVFSAGERTPVFVRFSSVVHGNHSPETLRDPRGFATKFYTSQGNWDLVGNNFPTFFIRDAIKFPDMVHAFKPDPRTNLDDDSRRFDFFSHVPEATRTLTLLYSNEGTPAGYRFMDGNGVHAYKLVNSQGEVHYVKFHWKSLQGLKNLDPKQVAAVQAKDYSHMTNDLVNAIKQGDFPKWDLYVQVLKPEDLAKFEFNALDATKIWPDVPERKIGQMVLNKNVDNFFQETEQVAMAPANVVPGIEPSEDRLLQGRVFSYADTQLYRVGTNGLSLPVNRPRVGVNNGNQDGTLNFGQTTSGVNYEPSRLEPRPQVSAARYSQLPLSGTTQQAKIGKEQNFKQAGDLYRSYGKKDREDLIQSFGESLAGTDAESKHIILSFLYKADPEYGTGVARVAKGDLARVKQLASALQD; from the coding sequence ATGACAACCAGAAAAATCTTCACCGCAGCGCTGGTGCTGCAAGGCGCCTTGGTGCCCGCGGCATTCGCCCAATCGGCCCTCACGCGCGACAACGGCGCCCTGGTGGGAGACAACCAGAATTCGCAGACCGCCGGTCCGAACGGCCCCACCTTGCTCCAGGACGTGCAGCTGATCCAGAAGCTGCAGCGCTTTGACCGCGAGCGCATTCCCGAGCGCGTCGTGCATGCCCGCGGCACCGGCGTGCGCGGCGAGTTCGTGGCGACGGAAGACCTGTCTTCGCTGACCCAGGCCAAGGTGTTCAGCGCCGGCGAACGCACCCCGGTGTTCGTGCGGTTCTCTTCCGTGGTGCACGGCAACCACTCTCCTGAGACGCTGCGCGACCCGCGCGGCTTTGCCACCAAGTTCTACACGAGCCAGGGCAACTGGGATCTGGTCGGCAACAACTTCCCGACCTTCTTCATCCGAGACGCCATCAAGTTTCCCGACATGGTGCATGCGTTCAAGCCGGACCCCCGCACCAACCTGGACGACGATTCCCGCCGCTTCGACTTCTTCTCGCACGTGCCGGAAGCCACGCGCACGCTCACGCTGCTGTACTCGAACGAAGGCACGCCTGCGGGCTACCGGTTCATGGACGGCAACGGGGTGCATGCCTACAAGCTGGTCAACAGCCAGGGCGAGGTGCACTACGTCAAGTTCCACTGGAAGAGCCTGCAGGGCCTGAAGAACCTCGACCCCAAGCAGGTCGCCGCTGTCCAGGCCAAGGACTACAGCCACATGACCAACGACCTGGTCAACGCGATCAAGCAGGGCGATTTCCCCAAGTGGGACCTGTATGTGCAGGTGCTCAAGCCCGAAGACCTTGCCAAGTTCGAGTTCAACGCGCTGGACGCCACCAAGATCTGGCCCGATGTGCCTGAACGCAAGATCGGCCAGATGGTGCTGAACAAGAACGTGGACAACTTCTTCCAGGAAACCGAACAGGTCGCCATGGCGCCCGCCAACGTGGTGCCGGGCATCGAACCGTCGGAAGACCGCCTGCTGCAGGGCCGCGTGTTCTCGTATGCCGACACGCAGCTGTACCGGGTCGGCACCAACGGCCTGAGCCTGCCGGTGAACCGCCCCCGCGTCGGCGTGAACAACGGCAACCAGGACGGCACGCTGAATTTCGGCCAGACCACCAGCGGCGTGAACTACGAGCCCAGCCGCCTGGAGCCACGCCCGCAGGTGTCTGCCGCGCGCTACAGCCAACTGCCGCTGTCCGGCACTACGCAGCAAGCCAAGATCGGCAAGGAGCAGAACTTCAAGCAAGCCGGTGATCTGTACCGCAGCTACGGCAAGAAGGACCGTGAGGACCTGATCCAGAGCTTCGGCGAATCGCTGGCCGGCACCGATGCCGAGAGCAAGCACATCATCCTGTCGTTCCTGTACAAGGCCGATCCCGAGTACGGCACGGGCGTGGCCCGCGTGGCCAAGGGCGACCTGGCCCGCGTGAAGCAACTGGCCTCCGCGCTGCAAGACTGA